Proteins co-encoded in one Synechococcus elongatus PCC 6301 genomic window:
- a CDS encoding histidinol-phosphate transaminase — protein sequence MLPFLRSELARCQPHHPNPGGTGMAMDILDTNECPYDLPTDLKQTLADRYVEAIASNRYPDGSHTDLKAAIVDYLSEQTAGQWQPGPEHVTVGNGSDELIRSILIATCLGGQGSVLVAEPTFSMYGIVAETLGIPVVRIGRDPQTWEMDLAAAETAITQTEGTPVRLCFVVHPNSPTANPLTEAEKDWLRQVPPQILVVIDEAYFEFSGETLLAELPQHPNWLITRTFSKALRLAAHRVGYGIGDPQLIAALEAIRLPYNLPSVAQLAATLALEARSQLLSAIPRLITERDRLYRKLQVVSQLQVWPSASNFLFLKTQSSSQTAALAAQLKAQGTLVRHTADGLRITIGSPAENERTLAHLQTAITQSLPATV from the coding sequence ATGCTGCCGTTTTTGCGTTCTGAGCTTGCTCGTTGCCAGCCCCACCACCCCAATCCGGGCGGGACTGGTATGGCGATGGACATTCTCGACACTAATGAGTGTCCCTATGATCTACCGACCGATCTCAAGCAAACGCTGGCAGATCGCTATGTGGAGGCGATCGCGTCCAACCGCTATCCCGATGGCAGCCACACGGATCTCAAGGCGGCGATCGTCGACTACTTGAGTGAGCAAACCGCTGGGCAATGGCAACCGGGGCCAGAGCACGTCACTGTGGGCAACGGCTCCGATGAGCTGATTCGCTCGATCTTGATTGCCACGTGCCTGGGTGGACAAGGCTCGGTCTTGGTGGCGGAGCCAACCTTCTCGATGTACGGGATTGTGGCAGAGACTTTGGGGATTCCTGTAGTGCGGATCGGCCGCGATCCCCAAACTTGGGAGATGGATCTGGCGGCGGCCGAAACTGCGATTACCCAAACGGAGGGCACGCCAGTTCGCCTCTGTTTCGTTGTCCATCCCAACTCACCCACCGCAAACCCGCTGACGGAAGCGGAAAAAGACTGGCTGCGCCAAGTCCCGCCCCAGATTTTAGTGGTAATTGATGAGGCCTATTTTGAATTCAGCGGCGAAACCCTGCTGGCTGAGTTACCCCAACACCCCAACTGGCTGATTACCCGTACCTTTTCTAAAGCGTTGCGACTGGCCGCCCATCGTGTTGGCTACGGCATTGGGGATCCCCAACTGATTGCTGCCCTCGAAGCAATTCGGTTACCCTACAATCTGCCAAGCGTGGCTCAATTGGCAGCAACTCTTGCCCTCGAGGCGCGATCGCAACTACTCTCAGCCATCCCTAGATTGATCACTGAACGCGATCGCCTCTATCGAAAACTGCAAGTCGTTTCCCAGCTTCAAGTCTGGCCTAGCGCTAGCAATTTCCTATTTTTAAAAACGCAGTCTTCCTCACAAACTGCAGCGTTAGCCGCACAACTCAAAGCTCAGGGAACGTTGGTGCGCCACACCGCTGACGGACTGCGAATTACGATTGGTAGCCCAGCAGAAAATGAGCGGACTTTAGCTCATCTGCAAACAGCAATCACTCAATCATTACCAGCGACGGTCTAG
- a CDS encoding alpha/beta fold hydrolase has protein sequence MEALRSQGRESASECESTFRDQDCMTVAMAAAIAQDWQWQGHKIRWTVAGEGQPLILLHGFGANLGHWRKNIPAIAAGGYRVYALDLLGFGASDKPDRDYSLDLWAELVNDFWTTHIQQPAWVVGNSIGALLSLMLLVDQPDRWRGGVLLNCAGGLNHRPEEMIWPLGWVMSSFAKVVNTPKIGPFLFNQVRQRFRIRQTLRQVYGNRNAVTEELVDLLYGPSCDPGAYEVFAAILRSPAGPSPQELLPQLQRPLLVIWGEADPWTPVSASKIFQTADSEAVIEYLTLPATGHCPHDERPELVNPLILNWLDRQAIAA, from the coding sequence ATGGAGGCATTGCGATCGCAGGGCAGGGAGAGTGCGTCAGAATGCGAAAGCACCTTTCGAGACCAAGACTGCATGACTGTCGCCATGGCTGCCGCGATCGCCCAGGATTGGCAATGGCAAGGGCACAAGATTCGCTGGACGGTGGCGGGCGAAGGTCAACCGCTGATCCTGCTCCATGGTTTTGGAGCCAATCTCGGCCACTGGCGCAAAAATATTCCTGCGATCGCTGCGGGGGGCTACCGAGTCTACGCCTTGGATCTACTCGGTTTTGGCGCGTCCGATAAACCTGATCGCGACTACAGCCTCGACCTCTGGGCAGAATTGGTCAACGACTTTTGGACGACGCACATCCAGCAGCCGGCTTGGGTGGTCGGCAATTCGATTGGCGCCCTGCTGAGCCTGATGTTGTTGGTGGATCAGCCCGATCGCTGGCGGGGCGGCGTCTTGCTCAACTGTGCTGGTGGTCTCAACCATCGCCCCGAGGAAATGATCTGGCCCTTGGGTTGGGTGATGAGCAGTTTTGCCAAAGTCGTCAATACGCCCAAGATTGGCCCATTTTTGTTCAATCAAGTCCGCCAGCGCTTTCGCATCCGGCAGACGCTGCGGCAGGTTTACGGCAATCGCAACGCAGTGACCGAGGAGCTGGTTGACTTGCTCTACGGCCCCTCCTGCGATCCCGGAGCTTACGAAGTCTTTGCCGCAATTTTGCGATCGCCCGCTGGCCCCTCGCCTCAAGAGCTGTTGCCACAACTACAGCGGCCGTTGTTGGTGATTTGGGGTGAGGCAGATCCTTGGACGCCCGTCTCTGCGAGCAAAATTTTCCAGACGGCGGACAGCGAGGCGGTGATTGAGTACCTAACGTTGCCGGCGACGGGGCATTGCCCCCACGATGAGCGACCGGAGTTGGTCAATCCGCTGATTTTGAATTGGCTGGATCGCCAAGCGATCGCGGCTTAA
- a CDS encoding branched-chain amino acid transaminase, whose amino-acid sequence MNDFLPYAFFRGQLVPFPEAQLSIATHALHYGTGAFGGLRGIPDPENPDRVLLFRLDRHCQRLSQSAKFLHFELSAEEIFKAIEAFVQKNQPSQSFYIRPFVYTSDLGIAPRLHNIEKDFFIYGLQLGDYLSPEGVSCRISSWYRQEDRSLPLRGKISGAYIASSLAKTEAVASGFDEAILMNSQGKVCEATGMNLFMVRNGRLITPGYDQDILEGITRDSVIRVAQDLGIPVDQRPIDKSELFIADEVFLSGTAAKVTPVKQVENYLTPCDRPITDQIRQQLTLITEGRLAAYQDWVFPIALR is encoded by the coding sequence ATGAACGACTTTCTGCCCTACGCTTTTTTTCGCGGACAGTTGGTTCCCTTCCCTGAGGCACAACTCTCAATTGCAACTCATGCCCTCCACTACGGCACCGGTGCCTTTGGCGGGCTGCGCGGGATCCCCGATCCTGAAAATCCCGATCGCGTCTTACTGTTTCGGCTCGATCGCCACTGCCAACGGCTGAGTCAAAGTGCTAAGTTTCTCCACTTTGAATTGAGTGCCGAGGAGATCTTCAAGGCAATCGAAGCCTTCGTTCAGAAAAACCAGCCTAGCCAATCTTTCTACATCCGCCCCTTCGTCTACACCTCGGATTTGGGGATTGCGCCGCGCCTGCACAACATCGAAAAAGACTTCTTCATCTACGGTCTGCAGCTGGGCGACTATCTCTCACCCGAAGGGGTCAGTTGCCGAATTAGCTCTTGGTATCGCCAAGAAGATCGCAGCCTACCGCTGCGCGGCAAAATCAGCGGTGCCTACATCGCCTCATCGCTCGCCAAAACTGAAGCGGTCGCCTCTGGGTTTGATGAAGCCATCCTAATGAATAGTCAGGGCAAGGTCTGCGAAGCCACGGGCATGAACTTATTCATGGTTCGCAATGGCCGTCTGATCACCCCTGGCTACGACCAAGACATCCTAGAAGGCATCACCCGCGACAGCGTGATTCGGGTGGCACAAGACCTGGGGATCCCCGTCGATCAACGCCCGATTGATAAGTCGGAATTGTTCATTGCCGACGAAGTATTCCTGAGTGGTACTGCCGCCAAGGTGACGCCGGTCAAACAAGTTGAGAACTACTTGACACCGTGCGATCGCCCGATCACCGATCAAATTCGCCAACAACTGACCTTGATCACCGAAGGGCGCTTGGCCGCCTACCAAGACTGGGTCTTTCCGATCGCTCTTCGTTAA
- a CDS encoding DUF370 domain-containing protein: protein MAQALLNAGFGNFVAADRLIAIVSPDSAPIRRTVSEARERGQLVDVTCGRRTKAVLIADSGHVILSALQPETIAGRILNSRGDLSGA from the coding sequence ATGGCTCAAGCCTTACTCAACGCCGGTTTCGGTAACTTTGTCGCCGCCGATCGCCTGATTGCAATCGTCAGTCCTGACTCCGCTCCGATCCGGCGCACAGTGAGTGAAGCCCGCGAACGTGGGCAACTCGTCGATGTCACCTGCGGTCGGCGCACAAAGGCAGTTCTGATCGCCGATTCAGGCCATGTGATTCTCTCCGCCCTGCAGCCAGAAACGATCGCGGGCCGCATCCTCAACAGTCGCGGCGACCTCAGCGGCGCTTGA